The segment AATCTTTTAAACTAACTGATCAATGGTTACCTTGACTGAGACACACACCAGCGCACCACATCACTGCCAGGAAGGTGGGATACACATCCATGCAGTTACGActggaagaaacaaaaacaagaacagtaATTAGCACAGTTGGCCAGAAAATATTCACTGGTTGAGAAGAATATTTGCTTAACTGGGACTTCAAGGAAGCACAAGGGGAACTGACAATTAAAATTATCATCGGTTGCAGCTCAAGTTATTTAATTATAAGGTGTCAAAACTTTACTGCTCCCTGAACATATAACTCTGATAAATTCAGAAAAGATGGCTCATTTTTAAACTGTCACtaaacatttcatcacattttagaTGCTAACATTTGTCCTTTTTACAAAATTCTGACTTTACTAACGAGTCAGGAAGTGGCTGagatatttcctttttttaaaaaggaagtaAACTGTTGCTTAATGTAAGAAGATGAGCAGTTacaaatattcagtttgaatTTCTAGCACAGTTATTGGAGTAAATCTGAGTGATGCATTGtgagcagcattttatttttctccttatACATTTGTTAGATTTTTCAGACTTCCTGATAAATGCATGGTCTTGGGGTGATTCTTTCAGCACTTATCAAATATCCACAGGCTGCAAATGCATAAACAGTTTTCACTCTTTCAGCTTTAACATGATGTCCAAATGATGAACCAAGAAGCTGAATAAACAAAAGTTTACTAatggctgttgttgttttcccagCAGCCATTCAAATGAGCTCTGTTCGCCCTCCCTCCCATCAGGTATCCACGCAAATGAGCATTACCTCTCAGTGGAAGTCAAATTTGGGAGGAATGTAAATCCAAATGGAAAATTTATAGTGTGCAACCGATATAATGCAAAGTTGTATTTACCAGCGCTGATGTTTGATTAgaccaaagaaagaaacacttaCTTGGCACAAGACACTCGTTCAAAAGCAGACGTGTTGGTTTTATGACTCTTGCATTCCCTCTCTACCTTCTGGGCAAAGAACacttcaaacacagacacagataaatCAAAACCAACTCACCcagagtttttaaaaactacagctgaTGTAACTGTAACTTGTGGCTTGTTCTGCTTGTTCTCACCGTTCTGTAGCACGCTGATGAGGGTGACGATGACCAGGAGGTAGATGTTTTCCACCACTTTGCTGGAGTCCATGATCACTGTGCGAGCTGTGGGAGCAGGTGGAGTGAGTCTGAGGGAGACAGAGCTTCTCTTTCACGtccagaaatgtgtgtttacagtcagagcagcagagcataAACCTGATCTACCTCATTGTGACATCAGGCAGTCCCATCACACCTCCATCCTACATACACACTTGTTTGTGGTTTCCTCGTTATGTAAATTATGCCGTGACTTAAAACAGAGGAGTGCACACAAGTTGCCTGCtacttcctctgtctgtgtttatgtgatgCCTGCCACATTGCATGGACATACTGACGGCTATCGTGTTTGTCAATTTACATGTTAGTCTACTAACATGTAAATTTTAGCTTTGCAGCGTTGAGGGGGTTTCTAGAGCACTTCTGGGAAGCCATCAGGACTAATGCATGGCTAAtgcataatattttaatattatttatatgtcAGGATGGgcaatgaacaaaacaaaattaagagCAATTGCAAAGAACACCAAGTTGTTACTATCCATGAACTGTACTGCTATAATAGCTTTTAAAGGGTCTTgacatgacaacaacaaactgctgCATCCTAATTAACCTCGGGGATTAAGAAATATCTTGTCACATATGGTTGCACCATGTAATGTGAAATCTTTACAGGTCAACAAAGatgtatattatgtattataatgTATGTTGCACCTGTTGTAACATCTACTTCTGAGTTTCTACTTGCTTGAATTATAAACTCACAGGtaagatttaaaaatagaataaatttGTGGGTAGAGTGCAAAAATTTAAAGAGGTGATACAGCTATCCCCACCTTACAGGTCTGTGATAAATGTGCTCACCCCACTAATGtgaaaaagcaattaaaactaattagtATGTACAGTAAAGCTGTTTATCAGCTGTCCCACCGATTGGGATATTGTCCTGTGTCGTACCTGCAGTCAAACAGCACCTGCATGTGCCTTTAGACGGTAATGCagcttcctctctgtgttttccttttcgactgacaggaaattaaataaaacagagaaacaacagagaaaatgatCTGATGAACCCCATTAAAGTCGCTGACCCATCATATTATTCAGTTCTAATCATGGATCATGCTGTTTATTGCTGTAATTTTGGACGATGGAGACAGGAACGGATCGATGTGTCTGTTCTGAATCTATTTACAGGTGTTTATTTACAGGTGTTAATCCAGCTTTGGCATCTAAATACAGCTACATCAgtacatattaaaaacactgatgacacCGGGTCTCTCACCAGTCCCATATGGTCTAGCGGTTAGGATTCCTGGTTTTCACCCAGGCGGCCCGGGTTCGACTCCCGGTATGGGAACGAGTCTTTTTGACCCCCCAACATTAATTTAAACCCGATCTGAGAAATTATTTGATTCAACTGACTCATCTCCAGCTCGTCTGAAGGAGTGAACATCTGATCATCGGTTCATCTTGATCCAATCGAAACGCGCAAAGCAgcttgtacatgtgtgtgtatgaactgTTTATGAGGAAGTGGTGGGCTGTTCATTAggttatatataatatatcaaaGTATATTAAAGAGCACAATCTGCTCCTGCACGTACGGGTGCATTTACATACCGAAACACACAccaatacatttattattattattattattaatattattattaatattattattaagtatgtTTAATAGAAGCGCAGGTGAGAGAGAAATGATGTGATGAGCGCTCCCTGCAGAGGAAATACACATTATTGAGATCAACACTAAGATGAGCACTTTGTTATGTGACACCTGAAGATAAATAAAGTATGAATCCAGGTCAATGACAGATGGTATTTCCGGTATATCACTAAATAGGCGACATCACTTACTGTAAATAGACTATAAAATTCAAGTGGTTGTAATTGAATGTTAACAGATACTGGATCATTGAACCACAGGTGCAGTGATGCAGTAATACATAAGAGGAGAGATATTAATGGCATAATTAACTCTGAAATGATCTTGTTAAAATAACaaagtaaatatgtgtttgcCACATTAATAAGATATAAAAAACAGCTTTGAactaaataaattcagtttgtcCTATTAAGACAGTCTTTTATGATTTTACACCTGCTATATTACAGGAACAACACAGGAAATGTGGAGAAGTGATTTTCTTATTACTTTGTTCTTTCCAGCTGTAATCCTGATAGTTCACACCACATTATCAATTTAATATGAAGGTTTTTAACTTAGCTGCACCACCGCTTTAATCATAAatgatgatttttcttttatggaAAGGTAATACCCAATTATGGAAACCAATGTCAGgttgatttaaaatataaaaagatagGTATGTATGTGAGAAGTTGGTTGAGGTGAACAATCATTTTCATGTAGTTTAATTTCATAAGAATAATCCAGATTCATCTAAAGAATTTATTAAATGACATACAAAAAAGGTTTCATTAGATAAACAATTTATCAACATAACAAACCAAACCAATTTATCTGTAAACATGTTACAAACAGTATAAACCTTTAAAGTGCATTAAAGTAACTTCATGATGTGGTTTCATCTCCAACATAAATGAACAGCGATGATTGATTTCACAATCTGCAGACTACATCTTTATTTGCAGACTACATCTTTATTTGCCACTaatgtgaattattttaaaTCCCTTATCAGACTTTGTTTTGTGGGGAATTTAAACAGAGTAgccaaaacatttaaatacaacatgATTATTTAAGAATCTAGTTTCTTCTTATCGCTTCAAATATTTTAACTGTGATGTACAAACCAGATATTCTCTTACTACTTTAACATAGGACAGTAGAAATATCAACTGAGGACTTCGCCttcaagttgttttgttttacatatgtAGATGCCTGTAGTGTCAGATACAGGAGACAATaactgaaaacattaaagagTTCAAAAGGGATTCGTTGGCTGTGAACCTCAACTGAAACTTGAGTATTTACAACttaatttagaataaaaaatctaatctatAGCTACTGACAAATGAGGGGAAGATTGTTTAACATGTAAATTGAGTCAGTGTTATAATGTTTTATCCTCGTAGACAAAGCCTACATGAAAATTTCAAGTGCACTGAGAGCCTCAGTTTCTATCTCTGATGGTCTTTCAGCAATAGCCTGTGAGAGAAACTCATCCAGGAAGTTTTCAGGGCTCAACCCGGCCATACAAGTGTCCGTTTGCGACAACATACCAGCAGCATTAATGCTACAGTCCAACTGGTCGACTGGATCTTGGGTGCTGGTGAGTTTGTCTAGGACGCCGGAGCTGTCTGGTGACAGGTTGCTGGCTGTGGTTGCTGGCGAGAGCAGGTCTGAGAGGAAGTCTTCACAGGCAGAGCCATCATAAGTACTGGAGGTAACGGTGTGAGGAGAACGGAGGTCAGTGCTGTCCGGTCGGCTGGTTTCCCCGATATCACCCAACAGCTGATTCAGCTTGGCGAGCGCCTTCTTCTTTGCCTTTAGTTTCTTTATCAGTTTGTGCCTCAGGGCTTCAGTCTTGCTGACACCTGGAGGAACCTTTGAGGACTGGCTGCTCGCTTTCTTCAAGGAGGAGATTTCAGAGAGCCCCTTTGCCTCACGTGCTGGTAGGGATGTACCAGACAGCACTGTTGTTTTCATTAGCGATTTCTGGTGGAGAAAAGTTGCACTGCCGCTGAGAGGCGCAGGCGATGTGAGCTGACTCTGCGTGCTTGAGCTCTTTGCACCGAATGCACCGTACATTTCTGCAGCTTTCAGCGGTAGACCCACACTCCCCTCAGTCCTGAGCTGTGGTTTAGGGAAGGGAATCCCAGGAGTCTGCTGTCTCCTCACGGGGTTGGGGGTAGagtgagaaggaggagagggctTCACTTGCATGGCCAAGGTGGGCGTATGGCTGGGAGGGACTTCGGCAATGGACTTGCGAACATGGGTTACTGGGTGTTTGCTAAGCAGGAAGGACCAGCGCGCGTTCTGATCTAGTGGTATTGGCTTGGTGGGATTAACCTGACTGGTGGACAGAGACAAGGTTTCAGTTGAAGATACAGAAGATGTTTGCTGTGTTGTGTCAACAGGTGGCGTGCTGTGCTGCATAGTGCCGCGTATTGGTTTCTTAAAGATTACGTTGGAGGGCTCAGACGCTGCAGGTGGTGAAATCTGCGGAGCTGCTTTTGCAGAGGCCgcctttttattcttttgtttgcCAACAGTTTTGCCTTTGGCGTTGCCTCTACCTCGTCCTCTCCTGCCACAAGGCACAAATGTTGGATCACTAGACGAGCCATCCGAATTTTGATTGTCAGATGAGTTGGAGGCGGCGGCAAGCTCAACGTCTGAGCTCTGAGACATTTCATTACCCATTAAAGCGGAAGAGCTATCTGGTGTTGAGTCGAGCATTTCCGTGTTTTTGAGAATCAAATCCTGAGTTTCCCTGCCGTCTTTTAAAGGCTGTGTTTCTGAATCAGCTTTTAATTCCACTAGTGTGAGCGTAACTATATCATTATGGCTGAGGCCCTCAAAGGCGTCGAGCAATGTTGTGGAGCCTATCGATGTATCAACGCCAGCTGTAATTGTTGTGTCCACGCTGTTGCCTTCTGACACTGAGAATGCACAGACAATGTCAGTGTCATTGTGAGACGTGACAACAGATTGATCTGGAGTGCAAGCCAGAAGTTCATCTATTAGGGCGTTCTCAGTTAGACTGGGGTTTATCTCATTTTGAGATTGGGGGGGGTCTGTACATGTGCTTGATGGAGAACAAGCAGGGGGGTATTTATCATCCTCCATCTCCCAGAAGACAACATGCATTTCCTGGGCAGGGACTGGTAGTTTCTGATGGGTCTTACAGTCTGGATGTTTTAAGTCATCATATTCCAACCATGAGCCTGTAAAAACAAGAACATGGTtacggaaaaaaaaaacaaacattaatatatatatatatataactcaTAGCTAACAAGCCATAATTAAATTCTGTACCAACGACATGAGCCTTCCAAAGTTTAACATTACATGAACTGTCCAGCAGAATGTGCTGTTGGCAAACTACATTGTGGAGGAATAAAAATATTAACCTAAAAATATGTGACTCAAGTGTGAGCTCATGTGTTAGTGGTTTCACATCAAGTATAAATGTAGCAAGAGAAATACAAATAAGCAAATTCTGACATTGGACTTCATTCGCCTGTGTCACAAACAGCATCTTATCGGGACTAAATGccattaatttattcattaaacagatttttatttgactCTTGCTAAACAGACAATGGCACTTTATCCTAataactatattttattatgagTTGTTTATGAGTCATATAACAGAACCAGTGTTAAAGTACCTAC is part of the Anabas testudineus chromosome 14, fAnaTes1.2, whole genome shotgun sequence genome and harbors:
- the uspl1 gene encoding SUMO-specific isopeptidase USPL1 produces the protein MVIFFEWHRTAMDQKCSSGLPVTGEDTGLGALASPLAGYLGKVHERAASLEDCPWCASKGLSYALRSYRINLQESITLCTNPQCLFPLVSRSLEDILSSLNPVESTTGNKRKKSLALETEELINHSPKRLRSSEPDSSGAQSVDDTPVCQAQQCAVNTVRNGHHVTPKTDGEKVNGYHLDFACPAAGTTEWESLQEVDAAEPENTACTEDFSPTHLASAGHLQSSSKGLLTSDVNQPEFASHCGAIGVLEVQDDSSQVKSHAGVLNRPTDSILTLNLTDFANKDVYSDEINTSLPPLTEQTARTETKDLSCILLSESDELVSVPDQFFWRNSDNLCWLDSLLTALVNCKSLRKSKPKDEPQQSSVWQMMKEYEDICAAIQAHQQTGTDGITRVPNHVLQKANADLQDLRMSVFKLLQPKLHCKLGKRETPVFAMPLLLKLDSWVEPLFQSTFHWEFKCSECKTTTKERVMKTLPTFTKIIPEWRPLHAVHLATCNVCRKKKQRRTMILERVPPVFVLHFVEGLPDDDVRIYTFSFKGKRYSVTTVIQYNHQLKHFVTWTRNSDGSWLEYDDLKHPDCKTHQKLPVPAQEMHVVFWEMEDDKYPPACSPSSTCTDPPQSQNEINPSLTENALIDELLACTPDQSVVTSHNDTDIVCAFSVSEGNSVDTTITAGVDTSIGSTTLLDAFEGLSHNDIVTLTLVELKADSETQPLKDGRETQDLILKNTEMLDSTPDSSSALMGNEMSQSSDVELAAASNSSDNQNSDGSSSDPTFVPCGRRGRGRGNAKGKTVGKQKNKKAASAKAAPQISPPAASEPSNVIFKKPIRGTMQHSTPPVDTTQQTSSVSSTETLSLSTSQVNPTKPIPLDQNARWSFLLSKHPVTHVRKSIAEVPPSHTPTLAMQVKPSPPSHSTPNPVRRQQTPGIPFPKPQLRTEGSVGLPLKAAEMYGAFGAKSSSTQSQLTSPAPLSGSATFLHQKSLMKTTVLSGTSLPAREAKGLSEISSLKKASSQSSKVPPGVSKTEALRHKLIKKLKAKKKALAKLNQLLGDIGETSRPDSTDLRSPHTVTSSTYDGSACEDFLSDLLSPATTASNLSPDSSGVLDKLTSTQDPVDQLDCSINAAGMLSQTDTCMAGLSPENFLDEFLSQAIAERPSEIETEALSALEIFM